The proteins below are encoded in one region of Streptomyces sp. NBC_00490:
- a CDS encoding calcium-binding protein has product MRIRAIGAAVTGALALSAFAVPAAQADGSQGDIKITKVVVDGDNKVSVGTSAAKTIKVSVTATDNSGIAGAEEFALEGPSTGFLTTGKPTCTAVSATTSTCTASVTVDPQTDYLSNASAGTWYVNAWIDANDDDYIWKEKAASFKFQRAAKLTANASPEPVKKGKTITVTGKLTRADWEAYPLPKYVNYTSQSVKLQFRKKSSSTYTTLKTIKSNASGNLSTTVTASVDGYYRYSFAGTTTTVAVNATGDLVDVK; this is encoded by the coding sequence ATGCGTATACGAGCCATCGGGGCTGCCGTCACCGGCGCCCTGGCCCTGTCCGCCTTCGCTGTGCCTGCCGCGCAGGCGGACGGCAGCCAGGGTGACATCAAGATCACCAAGGTCGTCGTCGACGGCGACAACAAGGTGTCCGTCGGCACCTCGGCCGCGAAGACCATCAAGGTCAGCGTGACGGCCACGGACAACTCGGGCATCGCCGGCGCCGAGGAGTTCGCGCTGGAAGGTCCCAGCACCGGCTTCCTCACGACCGGCAAGCCGACCTGCACGGCCGTCAGCGCCACCACGTCGACCTGCACCGCGTCGGTGACGGTGGACCCGCAGACGGACTACCTCAGCAACGCCAGCGCCGGCACGTGGTACGTCAACGCGTGGATCGACGCCAACGACGACGACTACATCTGGAAGGAGAAGGCCGCGTCCTTCAAGTTCCAGCGTGCGGCCAAGCTCACGGCGAACGCCTCGCCGGAGCCGGTGAAGAAGGGCAAGACCATCACGGTCACCGGCAAGTTGACCCGGGCCGACTGGGAGGCCTACCCGCTTCCCAAGTACGTCAACTACACGAGCCAGTCGGTGAAGCTGCAGTTCCGCAAGAAGAGCTCCAGCACGTACACCACGCTCAAGACCATCAAGTCGAACGCGTCGGGCAACCTGAGCACCACGGTCACGGCGTCGGTCGACGGCTACTACCGCTACTCCTTCGCGGGCACGACGACCACCGTGGCGGTCAACGCCACCGGTGACCTCGTCGACGTGAAGTAA
- a CDS encoding sacsin N-terminal ATP-binding-like domain-containing protein, which translates to MSKFVRPAAEGADPFGTARLRRGVLDAWATSPARFREDANAEEDLALGGYRDRLVVELAQNAADAAARAGVPGRLRLTLRDGVLVAANTGAPLDATGVESLSTLRASAKRDTAAIGRFGVGFAAVLAVTDEPAVVGRHGGVRWSLAEGRERAADVARHSPGLGDEMRRRDGHIPLLRLPFAAEGTAPDPYDTAVILPLRDPAAGDLAERLLNAVDDALLLALPGLEEVVIETDTTRTLRRRTEDAFTVVEDSREGVTRWRVAASNGPLTADLLADRPVEERLRPHWSVTWAVPADADGTPARPRTTPVVHAPTPSDEPLGVPALLIASFPLDPTRRHAAPGPLTDFVVQRAADAYVELLAAWRPVTAGIIDLVPGPLGKGELDGALRQAILERLPRTAFLPPALPPEQDDDLPEALRPRDAEVVEGAGAETVRVLAEVLPTLLPAGLERRVELRTLGVARLPLTDAVDRLAGLEKEPGWWRSLYDSLAGVDPDRLSGLPVPLADGRTTIGPRQVLLPTADSAVIDPEVLARLGLKVAHPDAAHPLLEKLGALPASPRAVLTTPQVRAAVAASLDDDGGVWEEDTLDAEELADTVLALVRDAGLEPGDEPWLGALALPDEDGEPAPAGELVLPGSPFAQIMREGELATVDAELAERWGEQPLAACGVLATFALVRATDVVLDPDELEPRDGDFAEPDDPGLLDAVDVWSEDILDRFPDSPVPPVATELIAVRDLDLVDEECWPQALALLARPPLRDALTQPVRILLPDGTHEVVRPYTAWWLRGHPVLDGRRPAGLLAAGGDPLLRGLYEEADAAGFDDEQVLRALGVRTSVAALLEEPGGAAELLDRLADPSREVTGTQLHALYGALADLDPEQVTLPDELRAVVDGRVEVVEAADAVVVDSPDLLPFTAGMPLLPVRPARAAELAELFQVRRLSESVTGSVDSEGAEHDVPEPVRVLLGSRTPTTYVEHEELVVDGVELDWRLTNDGVLHASTLEGVAAGLAWAAGQWPRRFEVAALLEDPSRTAELARDRWFD; encoded by the coding sequence GTGAGCAAGTTCGTGCGGCCCGCAGCCGAGGGAGCCGACCCGTTCGGGACCGCCCGTCTCAGGCGGGGGGTGCTCGACGCGTGGGCGACCAGCCCCGCCCGGTTCCGTGAGGACGCCAACGCCGAGGAGGACCTCGCCCTCGGCGGCTACCGTGACCGACTGGTCGTCGAGCTCGCCCAGAACGCCGCCGACGCCGCCGCCAGAGCCGGCGTGCCCGGCCGCCTCCGGCTCACCCTCCGCGACGGCGTCCTCGTCGCCGCCAACACCGGCGCCCCCCTGGACGCGACCGGCGTCGAGTCCCTCTCCACCCTGCGGGCCTCCGCGAAACGCGACACCGCCGCCATCGGCCGCTTCGGCGTCGGCTTCGCCGCCGTCCTCGCCGTCACCGACGAGCCCGCGGTCGTCGGCCGCCACGGCGGCGTCCGCTGGTCCCTCGCCGAGGGCCGGGAGCGGGCCGCCGACGTCGCCCGCCACAGCCCGGGCCTGGGCGACGAGATGCGCCGGCGTGACGGTCACATCCCGCTCCTGCGTCTCCCGTTCGCCGCCGAGGGCACCGCCCCGGACCCGTACGACACGGCCGTCATCCTGCCGCTGCGCGACCCGGCCGCCGGCGACCTCGCCGAGCGCCTCCTGAACGCCGTCGACGACGCCCTGCTCCTCGCCCTCCCCGGGCTGGAGGAGGTGGTGATCGAGACGGACACCACCCGGACCCTGCGCCGCCGCACCGAGGACGCCTTCACCGTCGTGGAGGACTCGCGGGAGGGCGTGACCCGGTGGCGGGTCGCCGCCTCGAACGGGCCGCTGACCGCCGACCTCCTCGCCGACCGTCCCGTCGAGGAGCGGCTGCGGCCGCACTGGTCGGTCACCTGGGCCGTCCCCGCCGACGCCGACGGCACCCCGGCCCGCCCCCGCACCACCCCCGTCGTGCACGCCCCCACGCCCAGCGACGAGCCGCTCGGTGTGCCCGCGCTGCTCATCGCCTCCTTCCCGCTGGACCCCACCCGCCGGCACGCGGCGCCCGGTCCGCTGACCGACTTCGTGGTGCAGCGCGCGGCGGACGCGTACGTCGAACTGCTCGCCGCGTGGCGGCCGGTGACCGCCGGCATCATCGACCTCGTGCCCGGCCCGCTCGGCAAGGGCGAGCTGGACGGGGCCCTGCGGCAGGCGATCCTGGAGCGGCTGCCCCGGACCGCCTTCCTGCCGCCGGCCCTGCCCCCCGAGCAGGACGACGACCTGCCCGAGGCCCTGCGCCCCAGGGACGCGGAGGTGGTGGAGGGCGCCGGTGCCGAGACTGTGCGCGTCCTCGCCGAGGTCCTCCCCACGCTCCTCCCCGCCGGTCTCGAACGCCGGGTCGAACTGCGCACGCTCGGTGTCGCGCGGCTCCCGCTCACCGACGCCGTCGACCGGCTGGCCGGGCTGGAGAAGGAGCCGGGCTGGTGGCGCAGCCTGTACGACAGCCTCGCGGGGGTGGACCCGGACCGGCTGTCGGGCCTTCCCGTCCCGCTCGCCGACGGCCGTACGACCATCGGACCCCGGCAGGTCCTCCTCCCCACCGCCGACAGCGCCGTCATCGACCCGGAGGTGCTCGCCCGGCTCGGCCTCAAGGTCGCCCACCCGGACGCCGCGCACCCCCTGCTGGAGAAGCTCGGCGCGCTTCCCGCCTCCCCGCGTGCGGTGCTGACCACCCCGCAGGTGCGGGCCGCGGTCGCCGCGTCACTGGACGACGACGGCGGAGTGTGGGAGGAGGACACCCTGGACGCGGAGGAGCTGGCGGACACCGTCCTCGCCCTCGTCCGCGACGCGGGCCTGGAGCCCGGCGACGAGCCCTGGCTCGGTGCGCTCGCCCTGCCCGACGAGGACGGCGAACCGGCGCCCGCCGGTGAACTCGTCCTCCCCGGCAGCCCGTTCGCGCAGATCATGCGCGAGGGCGAACTGGCCACCGTGGACGCCGAGCTGGCCGAGCGCTGGGGTGAACAGCCGCTGGCCGCCTGTGGCGTGCTCGCCACCTTCGCGCTGGTCCGCGCCACCGACGTGGTCCTGGACCCGGACGAACTGGAGCCGCGCGACGGGGACTTCGCCGAGCCGGACGACCCGGGCCTGCTGGACGCCGTGGACGTGTGGAGCGAGGACATCCTCGACCGCTTCCCCGACTCGCCGGTCCCGCCGGTCGCCACCGAACTGATCGCCGTACGCGATCTGGACCTGGTGGACGAGGAGTGCTGGCCGCAGGCGCTCGCCCTGCTGGCCCGGCCGCCGCTGCGGGACGCGCTCACCCAGCCGGTGCGGATCCTGCTGCCGGACGGCACCCATGAAGTCGTACGGCCCTACACCGCGTGGTGGCTGCGGGGGCACCCGGTGCTCGACGGCCGCCGCCCGGCCGGTCTGCTCGCGGCCGGCGGGGACCCGCTGCTGCGGGGCCTGTACGAGGAGGCGGACGCGGCCGGCTTCGACGACGAGCAGGTGCTGCGGGCGCTCGGCGTGCGGACGTCGGTGGCCGCGCTGCTGGAGGAGCCGGGCGGGGCGGCGGAGCTGCTCGACCGCCTCGCCGACCCCTCGCGGGAGGTGACGGGGACCCAGCTGCACGCCCTCTACGGCGCGTTGGCCGACCTGGACCCCGAGCAGGTGACCCTGCCCGACGAGCTGCGGGCCGTCGTCGACGGGCGGGTCGAGGTGGTGGAGGCGGCCGACGCCGTGGTCGTCGACTCGCCCGACCTGCTGCCGTTCACCGCGGGCATGCCGCTGCTGCCGGTGCGCCCGGCGCGCGCCGCCGAGCTGGCGGAACTGTTCCAGGTGCGGCGGCTGAGCGAGTCGGTCACCGGGTCGGTGGACTCCGAGGGCGCCGAACACGACGTACCGGAGCCGGTGCGGGTGCTGCTCGGGTCGCGGACGCCGACGACGTACGTCGAGCACGAGGAACTCGTCGTGGACGGGGTGGAGTTGGACTGGCGGCTGACCAACGACGGTGTCCTGCACGCCTCGACGCTGGAAGGCGTGGCCGCCGGTCTCGCCTGGGCGGCCGGGCAGTGGCCGCGTCGTTTCGAGGTCGCGGCGCTGCTGGAAGACCCGTCACGGACAGCGGAGTTGGCGCGCGACCGGTGGTTCGACTGA
- a CDS encoding DUF3027 domain-containing protein, which produces MSAATTRSRTPDRLCAEAVDLARTAAEEAAAPGVVGEHAGLESEGDRVVTHFFECKELGYRGWRWAVTVARASRAKIVTLDEVVLLPGPDALLAPEWVPWSERLRPGDMGPGDLLPTDAEDLRLEPGYSGEDEPVPSSAVSEEMAELVEAEDAEITAGTPSSLPMAPTRGSIASVAEELGMRRARVLSRYGLHIAADRWDESYGAKTPMAQAAPATCVSCGFLQPIGGSLGQAFGVCANEFAPADGRVVSLSYGCGGHSEAAIMPKPPRPAAPVIDETKVDPFPLRPAPDSGSVPAIPDEESAELGHS; this is translated from the coding sequence GTGAGCGCAGCGACCACGCGAAGCCGCACCCCCGACCGCCTGTGCGCCGAGGCCGTCGACCTCGCACGCACCGCAGCCGAGGAGGCGGCGGCGCCAGGCGTCGTCGGTGAGCACGCCGGACTCGAATCCGAGGGCGACCGTGTCGTCACGCACTTCTTCGAGTGCAAGGAACTCGGCTACCGGGGCTGGCGCTGGGCCGTCACGGTGGCGCGGGCATCCCGCGCGAAGATCGTGACGCTCGACGAAGTCGTCCTGTTGCCGGGCCCGGACGCCCTGCTGGCCCCCGAGTGGGTGCCGTGGAGCGAGCGCCTGCGCCCGGGCGACATGGGCCCCGGCGACCTGCTCCCCACCGACGCCGAGGACCTCCGTCTGGAACCCGGCTACTCCGGCGAGGACGAGCCGGTCCCGAGTTCCGCCGTCTCCGAGGAGATGGCCGAGCTGGTGGAGGCGGAGGACGCGGAGATCACGGCCGGCACGCCGTCGAGCCTCCCCATGGCGCCGACCCGGGGTTCGATCGCCTCGGTCGCCGAGGAACTGGGCATGCGCCGGGCCCGGGTCCTGTCCCGCTACGGCCTGCACATCGCCGCGGACCGCTGGGACGAGTCCTACGGCGCCAAGACCCCGATGGCACAGGCGGCCCCCGCGACCTGCGTCAGCTGCGGCTTCCTCCAGCCGATCGGCGGCTCCCTCGGCCAGGCCTTCGGCGTCTGCGCCAACGAGTTCGCCCCGGCGGACGGCCGCGTGGTCTCCCTGTCGTACGGCTGTGGCGGCCACTCCGAGGCGGCGATCATGCCGAAGCCTCCGCGCCCGGCGGCCCCGGTGATCGACGAGACCAAGGTCGACCCCTTCCCCCTGCGCCCGGCACCGGACTCCGGCTCGGTCCCGGCGATCCCGGACGAGGAATCGGCGGAACTGGGCCACTCCTAG
- a CDS encoding MFS transporter: MAAAKTPQGATGIGGAKGIKGSSRRNGTGRVRGSFRSVGRALHFPVTGPARGIRKATHAHGAGESGLGKLIELHGVNGAGDVMITVALASTVFFSVPTDEARGRVALYLAITMAPFTVLAPVIGPLLDRLPHGRRAAMAGAMLARALLALVLSGAVVTGSIEMYPAALGVLVSSKAYGVVRSAVVPRLLPPGFSLVKANSRVTLGGLLATGIAAPVAAGLQSLGPRWPLYGAFVIFIAGTFLSFTLPPKVDSAKGEDIALLAADEDHLHGPHRQPVKRPGLRTVGIAVTHALGANAGLRFLSGFLTFFLAFLLREHPLSGESAAVSLGIVVVSAGVGNALGTAVGAALRQRAPEIIIVTVVAFVLGIAITAAIFFGAFLVAVLAAVAGFAQALSKLCLDALIQRDVPEQVRTSAFARSETLLQVSWVFGGAVGIVMPLNGSLGLSVAAAIVAVGWLATVKGLLRSARHGSSPRARVA; this comes from the coding sequence GTGGCAGCCGCGAAGACACCCCAAGGAGCCACCGGCATCGGTGGGGCCAAAGGGATCAAGGGGAGCAGCCGACGCAACGGCACGGGCCGGGTGCGCGGCTCCTTCCGCTCGGTCGGACGTGCCCTGCACTTCCCGGTCACCGGACCCGCCCGGGGCATCCGCAAGGCCACGCACGCCCACGGGGCCGGGGAGTCCGGTCTGGGCAAGCTGATCGAGCTGCACGGTGTGAACGGCGCGGGTGATGTGATGATCACGGTCGCGCTCGCCTCCACGGTCTTCTTCTCGGTTCCCACGGACGAGGCCCGCGGGCGTGTCGCGCTCTACCTCGCGATCACCATGGCCCCCTTCACGGTCCTCGCCCCGGTGATCGGCCCGCTCCTGGACCGCCTGCCGCACGGCCGCCGTGCCGCGATGGCGGGCGCGATGCTCGCCCGGGCCCTGCTGGCGCTGGTGCTGTCCGGGGCGGTGGTCACCGGCAGCATCGAGATGTATCCGGCGGCGCTCGGCGTCCTCGTGTCCTCCAAGGCGTACGGCGTGGTCAGAAGTGCCGTGGTGCCCCGCCTCCTGCCACCCGGCTTCTCCCTGGTGAAGGCCAATTCCCGGGTCACCCTCGGCGGGCTCCTCGCGACCGGCATCGCCGCGCCGGTCGCCGCGGGACTGCAGTCGCTGGGCCCGCGCTGGCCTCTCTACGGCGCCTTCGTGATCTTCATCGCGGGGACGTTCCTGTCCTTCACCCTGCCGCCGAAGGTCGACTCGGCCAAAGGCGAGGACATCGCCCTGCTCGCCGCCGACGAGGACCACCTCCACGGGCCGCACCGGCAGCCGGTCAAGCGTCCCGGGCTGCGCACGGTCGGCATCGCCGTCACCCACGCCCTGGGCGCCAACGCCGGTCTGCGCTTCCTGTCCGGGTTCCTGACCTTCTTCCTGGCGTTCCTGCTGCGCGAGCATCCGCTGTCCGGGGAGAGCGCCGCGGTGTCGCTGGGCATCGTGGTCGTCTCGGCCGGTGTGGGCAACGCGCTGGGCACGGCGGTGGGGGCGGCGCTGCGCCAGCGGGCTCCGGAGATCATCATCGTGACGGTCGTCGCGTTCGTCCTGGGCATCGCGATCACCGCCGCGATCTTCTTCGGGGCGTTCCTGGTCGCGGTCCTCGCCGCGGTCGCCGGGTTCGCGCAGGCGCTGTCCAAGCTGTGCCTGGACGCGCTGATCCAGCGGGACGTGCCCGAGCAGGTCCGTACATCGGCCTTCGCGCGCTCGGAGACCCTGCTCCAGGTGTCCTGGGTGTTCGGCGGCGCCGTCGGCATCGTGATGCCCCTCAACGGCTCCCTGGGCCTGTCGGTGGCCGCCGCGATCGTCGCCGTGGGCTGGCTGGCGACGGTGAAGGGCCTGCTGCGCTCGGCCCGCCACGGCAGCTCTCCCCGCGCGCGCGTGGCCTAA
- a CDS encoding futalosine hydrolase, translating to MRILVATAVPVERDAVARAFDGAPVDVVAVGVGPARAAAATATALAGTPYGLVVSAGIAGGFPPEAPVGSLVVADEITAADLGAETAEGFVPVTELGFGTVTHRPPEALVRDAVAATGARRGAVLTVSTVTGTAARAAALRERHPTALAEAMEGFGVAEAAALHGVPVLEVRAVSNPVGPRDRAAWRIPDALAALTDAFGKLAPVLESWNRHDR from the coding sequence ATGCGCATCCTCGTGGCCACCGCGGTCCCGGTCGAACGGGACGCGGTGGCCCGGGCGTTTGACGGGGCGCCGGTCGACGTCGTCGCCGTCGGGGTCGGTCCCGCCCGCGCCGCCGCCGCCACGGCCACCGCGCTGGCAGGCACCCCCTACGGCCTCGTCGTCTCCGCCGGGATCGCCGGCGGTTTCCCACCCGAGGCCCCCGTGGGCTCTCTCGTCGTCGCCGACGAGATCACCGCGGCCGATCTGGGCGCCGAGACCGCCGAGGGCTTTGTCCCGGTGACCGAGCTGGGGTTCGGGACCGTCACCCACCGTCCCCCGGAAGCACTCGTACGGGACGCCGTGGCCGCCACCGGAGCCCGCCGCGGCGCCGTGCTCACCGTCTCCACCGTGACCGGCACCGCCGCCCGCGCGGCCGCGCTCCGCGAGCGGCACCCCACCGCCCTCGCCGAGGCCATGGAGGGGTTCGGGGTCGCCGAGGCCGCCGCCCTGCACGGGGTGCCGGTGCTGGAGGTGCGGGCCGTGTCCAATCCGGTCGGGCCCCGCGACCGTGCCGCCTGGCGGATCCCGGACGCCCTCGCCGCACTGACCGACGCCTTCGGGAAGCTCGCGCCCGTACTGGAGAGTTGGAACCGACATGACCGGTGA
- a CDS encoding 1,4-dihydroxy-6-naphthoate synthase, which translates to MTGDPMQIAYSPCPNDTFVFDALAHGRVPGAPALDVTFADIDLTNGMAERGEFDVLKVSYAVLPYVLDEYALLPCGGALGRGCGPLVLTRGPGDLTGRTVAVPSERSTAYLLFRLWAADTIPGGVGEIVVMPFHEIMPAVRDGKVDAGLVIHEARFTYQNYGLHKLADMGEHWENTTGLPIPLGAIIAKRSLGAETLTNLADSIRTSVLAAWDDPEISRPYVMEHAQEMDPAVADQHIGLYVNEFTHDLGVDGYAAVRGLLTRAAAEGLVPPLGPNALAFP; encoded by the coding sequence ATGACCGGTGACCCGATGCAGATCGCGTACTCCCCCTGCCCCAACGACACCTTCGTCTTCGACGCCCTCGCCCACGGCCGCGTCCCCGGCGCGCCCGCGCTCGACGTGACGTTCGCGGACATCGACCTCACCAACGGCATGGCCGAGCGCGGTGAGTTCGACGTGCTGAAGGTGTCCTACGCCGTACTGCCGTACGTCCTCGACGAGTACGCGCTGCTGCCGTGCGGCGGCGCGCTGGGGCGGGGCTGCGGGCCGCTGGTGCTCACCCGTGGGCCGGGGGATCTGACGGGCCGTACCGTCGCCGTGCCCAGCGAGCGCTCCACGGCGTATCTGCTGTTCCGGCTGTGGGCCGCGGACACGATCCCCGGCGGTGTCGGCGAGATCGTCGTCATGCCGTTCCACGAGATCATGCCCGCCGTGCGGGACGGGAAGGTCGACGCGGGGCTCGTCATCCACGAGGCGCGCTTCACGTACCAGAACTACGGGCTGCACAAGCTCGCGGACATGGGCGAGCACTGGGAGAACACCACCGGGCTGCCGATCCCGCTGGGCGCCATCATCGCCAAGCGGTCGCTGGGCGCGGAAACGCTGACGAACCTGGCCGATTCCATCCGTACCTCGGTGCTCGCCGCCTGGGACGACCCCGAGATCTCCCGCCCGTACGTCATGGAGCACGCCCAGGAGATGGATCCCGCCGTCGCCGACCAGCACATCGGGCTGTACGTCAACGAGTTCACCCATGATCTCGGTGTCGACGGCTATGCGGCGGTGCGGGGGCTCCTCACACGTGCGGCGGCCGAGGGGCTGGTGCCGCCCCTCGGCCCGAATGCACTGGCTTTCCCTTAG
- a CDS encoding cold-shock protein has product MPTGKVKWFNSEKGFGFLSRDDGGDVFVHSSVLPAGVEALKPGQRVEFGVVAGQRGDQALSVVVLDPTPSVAAATRKKPDELASIVQDLTTLLENITPMLERGRYPDKAAGGKIAGLLRAVADQLDV; this is encoded by the coding sequence GTGCCTACCGGCAAGGTCAAGTGGTTCAACAGCGAGAAGGGCTTCGGCTTTCTCTCCCGCGACGACGGCGGTGACGTCTTCGTCCATTCCTCGGTCCTCCCCGCCGGAGTCGAGGCCCTGAAGCCGGGCCAGCGAGTGGAGTTCGGGGTCGTCGCCGGGCAGCGCGGTGACCAGGCCCTTTCCGTAGTCGTCCTCGATCCGACCCCGTCGGTCGCGGCGGCGACCCGTAAGAAGCCGGACGAGCTGGCCTCGATCGTCCAGGATCTGACGACCCTTCTCGAGAACATCACCCCGATGCTCGAAAGGGGCCGTTACCCCGACAAGGCCGCCGGCGGGAAGATCGCGGGCCTGCTGCGGGCGGTCGCCGACCAGCTCGACGTATAG
- a CDS encoding HAD family hydrolase, whose protein sequence is MAHMATAPVSAPTVGFDLDMTLIDSRPGIRACYLELSERTGTYIDADLAVTRLGPPLAEELAHWFPADAIPAMADLYRSLYPAIAITASPALAGAREAIAAVRAAGGRAIVVTAKYEPSAKLHVEHLGLAPDAVIGDLWAEQKAVALREHGASVYVGDHLGDVRGARTAGALSVAVATGPCSAAELTAAGADVVLADLTGFPSWLAGYRPARA, encoded by the coding sequence ATGGCCCATATGGCCACTGCACCCGTCTCCGCCCCGACCGTCGGCTTCGACCTCGACATGACCCTCATAGACTCCCGCCCCGGCATCCGCGCCTGCTACCTGGAGCTGTCCGAACGGACCGGGACGTACATCGACGCCGACCTCGCGGTCACCCGGCTCGGGCCGCCGCTGGCGGAGGAGCTGGCCCACTGGTTCCCGGCGGACGCGATCCCGGCCATGGCCGACCTGTACCGGTCGCTGTACCCGGCCATCGCGATCACCGCGTCGCCCGCCCTGGCCGGCGCTCGTGAGGCGATCGCCGCGGTGCGGGCGGCCGGTGGGCGGGCGATCGTCGTGACCGCGAAGTACGAGCCCAGTGCCAAGCTGCACGTGGAGCACCTCGGCCTCGCCCCCGACGCGGTGATCGGCGATCTGTGGGCCGAGCAGAAGGCGGTGGCGCTGCGCGAGCACGGCGCGAGCGTCTACGTCGGCGACCACCTCGGGGACGTCCGCGGCGCCCGGACCGCCGGGGCGCTCTCGGTCGCGGTGGCCACCGGCCCGTGCAGCGCGGCGGAGTTGACCGCGGCCGGTGCGGACGTGGTCCTCGCCGACCTCACCGGGTTCCCCAGCTGGCTCGCCGGCTACCGTCCGGCCCGCGCCTGA